Part of the Polaribacter sp. Hel1_33_78 genome is shown below.
CAATTACTTGAAAATTATTGTTTTTCCATTCAAAAATACCTCCATATAAATTATAAACATTGGTATAACCCTCTTTGATAAGTTGATATGCAATTGTTTCTGAACGAATACCGATAGAACAATACACTACAATTTTTATATCTTTTTCTTTAGGTAATTTTTTGAGGGTTTCTTTTAATTTAAAATCATTATAACCAACACAAATAGCCTCTTTAATATGACTTACTTTGTATTCTTTTTCTTCTCTAGCATCTAACAAAATAGCTTTCGTATTTGGCAATGCCAAAGTATTTACTGATATATAAGGAACATTTTTTTTGTTCCATTTTATCAAAAGCTTATCTAGTTTCTCTTGTGCAGAGACTGTTGCGCTAATAAGTAAAAAAAGTATTAAAATTTTCTTCATTATTTATGTATACATTCTTTTCATTGCTAGTACGAGGCAATCCTTTTATCGTCTGCACTTTGTTTTATGAGATTGCCGATTTATACCTTCTAGCAATGACTTTTTTCATAAAAATTATCTAAGATGGCTAGCAACATCCACCACCATCATAATGGAAGGTAGATTCTGAAAAGAAAATATCGTCTCTTCCTAAAGCTTGCAAAGCAGCCGTTGTTTTATCACAAATTGCTAAGGGTTGATTTTTTAATAAAGTATGTCCTAAACCGTCATCAAAATAATCTTCATCACCGAAATAAATGGCCGCTCTTCCGGTGAAAATACACGGTCCGTCTGCAGGCATTGGATCTTTAATTGCAGCCACTTCTATAGATTCAATATAGATAAGCTCATCAGTTGGATAATTCTTTGGATCTAAAATTCTGTAGGGTTTTCTGGCTCTTATTTCAATCGTTCCAAATCCAGCATCAGTTAATGCTTTTACATAATCTGCAATTGACAAACTTCCGCTTAAACATAAAGCACGCAAACGAGCGTCATTTCGCAATTCGTCATTCATAGGTTGCTCACAGGTTGGATCGCTCAT
Proteins encoded:
- a CDS encoding rhodanese-like domain-containing protein, translated to MKKILILFLLISATVSAQEKLDKLLIKWNKKNVPYISVNTLALPNTKAILLDAREEKEYKVSHIKEAICVGYNDFKLKETLKKLPKEKDIKIVVYCSIGIRSETIAYQLIKEGYTNVYNLYGGIFEWKNNNFQVIDTLGNYTDKIHTFDSDWSKWLTKGEKVYE